In Populus nigra chromosome 1, ddPopNigr1.1, whole genome shotgun sequence, one genomic interval encodes:
- the LOC133703072 gene encoding F-box protein CPR1-like isoform X1, with translation MPLVLCKNKEEEEEEEEETLPSSSPSPSRKNIPKDSKPTPPLKTLMMLFPEITTDILSRLPVKSLKRFRCVSKSWCKEIDSPYFINTHLKRSSQAHTHLNLILRDATNLCTVDLDSPDFTSIELKNNPLKSDDCATEVMGSCNGLLALLNSDFSIALYNPSTREKKMIPVSPLELPNDLDDSKVSSLFNFYGFGHDPINEDYKVVRFIHFYGDSPDGFFHCEVKVYSLKSNSWQRIDDYPYDLRFILPPDYHPHCRRGYGVFANSSVHWKATVVGKGKENGSDMIVAFDLGAEEFKIIPQPDYSSNEHEMNVGVLGGCLCVFCNKNCKHVEIWVMKEYGVKESWTHLCTVIAPLQVKEFWLYARPLAYSKGGDKILLELDNRFFVWYDLKRRKSKIIRIRGAPPIFIAEICVGSLVTLNGGGEGQTSGKDTQEKRKTRKKRAGNRWFRMQTWKSMDMERMVGDLY, from the exons ATGCCCCTTGTACTCtgtaaaaataaagaagaagaagaagaagaagaagaagaaacactcCCCTCttcctccccctccccctcccgcAAAAATATCCCTAAAGACTCAAAACCAACACCACCATTGAAGACGTTGATGATGCTCTTTCCAGAGATAACAACCGATATTCTAAGCAGACTACCGGTCAAATCTCTCAAACGTTTCAGGTGCGTGTCTAAATCATGGTGCAAAGAAATCGACAGTCCATACTTTATCAACACTCATCTCAAAAGATCATCACAAGCACACACCCATCTCAACCTCATTCTTAGAGATGCCACCAACTTATGCACTGTAGACTTGGACTCACCCGACTTCACCTCCATAGAACTGAAAAACAATCCTTTAAAAAGTGACGACTGCGCTACTGAAGTAATGGGTTCTTGTAATGGACTGCTTGCCCTGTTAAATTCTGACTTTAGTATTGCTCTATATAATCCATCaactagagaaaagaaaatgataccCGTTTCACCTTTAGAGTTGCCAAATGACTTGGACGATTCTAAAGTGTCTAGCCTGTTCAATTTTTATGGATTTGGACATGACCCCATTAATGAAGACTATAAAGTTGTGAGATTTATACACTTTTATGGTGATAGTCCTGATGGGTTTTTTCACTGTGAGGTCAAAGTTTATAGCTTGAAGTCAAATTCTTGGCAAAGAATTGATGACTATCCTTATGACTTGAGATTTATTCTGCCACCTGATTATCACCCTCACTGTAGAAGAGGGTATGGTGTTTTTGCTAATAGTTCTGTTCATTGGAAGGCTACTGTAGTgggaaagggaaaagaaaatggGAGTGATATGATTGTCGCTTTTGATCTTGGAGCTGAAGAGTTTAAGATAATACCACAACCCGATTATTCCAGCAATGAACATGAAATGAATGTGGGAGTTTTAGGAGGGTGTTTATGTGTGTTTTGTAATAAGAACTGTAAACATGTTGAAATATGGGTGATGAAGGAATATGGTGTGAAGGAATCTTGGACTCATTTATGTACCGTTATTGCACCGCTACAAGTGAAGGAATTTTGGTTGTATGCTAGACCTTTAGCTTATTCAAAGGGTGGAGACAAAATTCTGTTGGAATTGGATAATAGGTTTTTTGTTTGGTATGATCTGAAAAGGAGAAAGTCCAAGATTATCAGGATTCGTGGTGCTCCTCCTATTTTTATAGCTGAGATTTGTGTAGGAAGCCTTGTCACACTAAATGGAGGTGGTGAGGGTCAGACTAGTGGGAAGGACACACAAGAGAAAAGGAAGACTAGAAAGAAAAG gGCTGGTAATAGATGGTTTAGGATGCAAACTTGGAAAAGTATGGACATGGAGCGCATGGTTGGGGATCTTTATTAG
- the LOC133703072 gene encoding F-box protein CPR1-like isoform X3, producing the protein MPLVLCKNKEEEEEEEEETLPSSSPSPSRKNIPKDSKPTPPLKTLMMLFPEITTDILSRLPVKSLKRFRCVSKSWCKEIDSPYFINTHLKRSSQAHTHLNLILRDATNLCTVDLDSPDFTSIELKNNPLKSDDCATEVMGSCNGLLALLNSDFSIALYNPSTREKKMIPVSPLELPNDLDDSKVSSLFNFYGFGHDPINEDYKVVRFIHFYGDSPDGFFHCEVKVYSLKSNSWQRIDDYPYDLRFILPPDYHPHCRRGYGVFANSSVHWKATVVGKGKENGSDMIVAFDLGAEEFKIIPQPDYSSNEHEMNVGVLGGCLCVFCNKNCKHVEIWVMKEYGVKESWTHLCTVIAPLQVKEFWLYARPLAYSKGGDKILLELDNRFFVWYDLKRRKSKIIRIRGAPPIFIAEICVGSLVTLNGGGEGQTSGKDTQEKRKTRKKRDQFLSKGFKLVL; encoded by the exons ATGCCCCTTGTACTCtgtaaaaataaagaagaagaagaagaagaagaagaagaaacactcCCCTCttcctccccctccccctcccgcAAAAATATCCCTAAAGACTCAAAACCAACACCACCATTGAAGACGTTGATGATGCTCTTTCCAGAGATAACAACCGATATTCTAAGCAGACTACCGGTCAAATCTCTCAAACGTTTCAGGTGCGTGTCTAAATCATGGTGCAAAGAAATCGACAGTCCATACTTTATCAACACTCATCTCAAAAGATCATCACAAGCACACACCCATCTCAACCTCATTCTTAGAGATGCCACCAACTTATGCACTGTAGACTTGGACTCACCCGACTTCACCTCCATAGAACTGAAAAACAATCCTTTAAAAAGTGACGACTGCGCTACTGAAGTAATGGGTTCTTGTAATGGACTGCTTGCCCTGTTAAATTCTGACTTTAGTATTGCTCTATATAATCCATCaactagagaaaagaaaatgataccCGTTTCACCTTTAGAGTTGCCAAATGACTTGGACGATTCTAAAGTGTCTAGCCTGTTCAATTTTTATGGATTTGGACATGACCCCATTAATGAAGACTATAAAGTTGTGAGATTTATACACTTTTATGGTGATAGTCCTGATGGGTTTTTTCACTGTGAGGTCAAAGTTTATAGCTTGAAGTCAAATTCTTGGCAAAGAATTGATGACTATCCTTATGACTTGAGATTTATTCTGCCACCTGATTATCACCCTCACTGTAGAAGAGGGTATGGTGTTTTTGCTAATAGTTCTGTTCATTGGAAGGCTACTGTAGTgggaaagggaaaagaaaatggGAGTGATATGATTGTCGCTTTTGATCTTGGAGCTGAAGAGTTTAAGATAATACCACAACCCGATTATTCCAGCAATGAACATGAAATGAATGTGGGAGTTTTAGGAGGGTGTTTATGTGTGTTTTGTAATAAGAACTGTAAACATGTTGAAATATGGGTGATGAAGGAATATGGTGTGAAGGAATCTTGGACTCATTTATGTACCGTTATTGCACCGCTACAAGTGAAGGAATTTTGGTTGTATGCTAGACCTTTAGCTTATTCAAAGGGTGGAGACAAAATTCTGTTGGAATTGGATAATAGGTTTTTTGTTTGGTATGATCTGAAAAGGAGAAAGTCCAAGATTATCAGGATTCGTGGTGCTCCTCCTATTTTTATAGCTGAGATTTGTGTAGGAAGCCTTGTCACACTAAATGGAGGTGGTGAGGGTCAGACTAGTGGGAAGGACACACAAGAGAAAAGGAAGACTAGAAAGAAAAG GGATCAGTTCTTATCAAAGGGGTTCAAGCTGGTTTTATGA
- the LOC133703072 gene encoding F-box protein CPR1-like isoform X2 codes for MPLVLCKNKEEEEEEEEETLPSSSPSPSRKNIPKDSKPTPPLKTLMMLFPEITTDILSRLPVKSLKRFRCVSKSWCKEIDSPYFINTHLKRSSQAHTHLNLILRDATNLCTVDLDSPDFTSIELKNNPLKSDDCATEVMGSCNGLLALLNSDFSIALYNPSTREKKMIPVSPLELPNDLDDSKVSSLFNFYGFGHDPINEDYKVVRFIHFYGDSPDGFFHCEVKVYSLKSNSWQRIDDYPYDLRFILPPDYHPHCRRGYGVFANSSVHWKATVVGKGKENGSDMIVAFDLGAEEFKIIPQPDYSSNEHEMNVGVLGGCLCVFCNKNCKHVEIWVMKEYGVKESWTHLCTVIAPLQVKEFWLYARPLAYSKGGDKILLELDNRFFVWYDLKRRKSKIIRIRGAPPIFIAEICVGSLVTLNGGGEGQTSGKDTQEKRKTRKKRFDMDFEPNMAVDVI; via the exons ATGCCCCTTGTACTCtgtaaaaataaagaagaagaagaagaagaagaagaagaaacactcCCCTCttcctccccctccccctcccgcAAAAATATCCCTAAAGACTCAAAACCAACACCACCATTGAAGACGTTGATGATGCTCTTTCCAGAGATAACAACCGATATTCTAAGCAGACTACCGGTCAAATCTCTCAAACGTTTCAGGTGCGTGTCTAAATCATGGTGCAAAGAAATCGACAGTCCATACTTTATCAACACTCATCTCAAAAGATCATCACAAGCACACACCCATCTCAACCTCATTCTTAGAGATGCCACCAACTTATGCACTGTAGACTTGGACTCACCCGACTTCACCTCCATAGAACTGAAAAACAATCCTTTAAAAAGTGACGACTGCGCTACTGAAGTAATGGGTTCTTGTAATGGACTGCTTGCCCTGTTAAATTCTGACTTTAGTATTGCTCTATATAATCCATCaactagagaaaagaaaatgataccCGTTTCACCTTTAGAGTTGCCAAATGACTTGGACGATTCTAAAGTGTCTAGCCTGTTCAATTTTTATGGATTTGGACATGACCCCATTAATGAAGACTATAAAGTTGTGAGATTTATACACTTTTATGGTGATAGTCCTGATGGGTTTTTTCACTGTGAGGTCAAAGTTTATAGCTTGAAGTCAAATTCTTGGCAAAGAATTGATGACTATCCTTATGACTTGAGATTTATTCTGCCACCTGATTATCACCCTCACTGTAGAAGAGGGTATGGTGTTTTTGCTAATAGTTCTGTTCATTGGAAGGCTACTGTAGTgggaaagggaaaagaaaatggGAGTGATATGATTGTCGCTTTTGATCTTGGAGCTGAAGAGTTTAAGATAATACCACAACCCGATTATTCCAGCAATGAACATGAAATGAATGTGGGAGTTTTAGGAGGGTGTTTATGTGTGTTTTGTAATAAGAACTGTAAACATGTTGAAATATGGGTGATGAAGGAATATGGTGTGAAGGAATCTTGGACTCATTTATGTACCGTTATTGCACCGCTACAAGTGAAGGAATTTTGGTTGTATGCTAGACCTTTAGCTTATTCAAAGGGTGGAGACAAAATTCTGTTGGAATTGGATAATAGGTTTTTTGTTTGGTATGATCTGAAAAGGAGAAAGTCCAAGATTATCAGGATTCGTGGTGCTCCTCCTATTTTTATAGCTGAGATTTGTGTAGGAAGCCTTGTCACACTAAATGGAGGTGGTGAGGGTCAGACTAGTGGGAAGGACACACAAGAGAAAAGGAAGACTAGAAAGAAAAG ATTTGACATGGACTTCGAACCAAATATGGCAGTGGATGTTATTTAG